Sequence from the [Clostridium] scindens genome:
GAACTTTTGGCGCGCTTAATCAAATATATGCGGTAGGCCTTCTGCTATAAACAGACAAAGAGCAAGAGCGCAGCGGTTCGCTGCGCTCTTGCTCTTTGTCTCTTATTTTCCGTAGTAGCATTTCAGGTAGATTTCCTTAATCTCTTTCATCAGAGGATATCTTGGGTTGGCGCCTGTACACTGATCGTTGAAGGCCTGCTCCACCATGTCATCCAATGTATCAAGGAAGTACTTCTCGTCTACGCCGTAGTCTTTGATCGTCTTCTTGATTCCAATCGTATCTTTTAATTCTTCCAGTTTCTTACAGAAGTTATCAAATACCTCCTGGTCATCCTTGCCCTGGCATCCTGCGAATCGTCCTAACTCTGCATATCTGGCCAGCGCATGTGGATACTGGTATTGGGAGAATGTTCCCATCTTGGTTGGAACTTCTGCCGCGTTGTATTTCATTACCTCTGTCAGGATTACTGCGTTTGCAACGCCGTGTGGCAGATGATGGAATGCGCCAAGCTTATGGGCCATAGAGTGGTTCAGTCCCAGGAATGCGTTGGCAAATGCCATACCAGCCATGCAGGAGGCATTGGCCATCTTCTCTCTTGCCTCAGGGTCATTGGCTCCATTTTCATATGCAGATGGCAGGTAGTCGAACACTGCCTTTACCGCCTTCATTGCAAGTCCGTCTGTATAGTCGGTTGCCATGATGGATACATATGCCTCGATGGCATGTGTCATGACGTCGATACCGGATGCGCTGGTCAGTCCTTTTGGCTGAGTCATCATGTTATCTACGTCTACGATTGCCATGTTTGGAAGCAGCTCGTAGTCAGCGATCGGCCATTTTACCCCTGTCTCTGCGTCTGTGATAATTGCAAATGGGGTAACTTCAGAACCTGTTCCTGAAGAGGTAGGGATTGCCACGAAGTATGCCTTCTCGCCCATCTTCGGGAAGGTATATACCCTCTTTCGGATATCCATGAAGTCCATAGCCATATCTTCGAAGTTTGCTTCCGGATGCTCATACATCAGCCACATAATCTTGGCAGCATCCATTGCGGAGCCTCCGCCAAGCGCTATGATGGTGTCTGGCTCGAAGGCCCTCATCTGGTCAGTACCCTTCTGGGCGCACTGTAATGTCGGGTCCGGAGCAACCTCATAGAAGCAGGTATGCTGGATTCCCATTTCATCCAGTTTTGCTTCGATTGGAGCAACATAGCCGTTCTTATATAAGAAGGAGTCAGTTACGATGAATGCTTTCTTCTTATTCATAACTGTTCCAAGTTCATCAAGCGCAACAGGCATACAGCCTTTCTTAAAGTATACCTTCTCAGGTGTTCTAAACCACAGCATGTTTTCTCTCCTCTCAGCAACCGTCTTAATATTAATCAAGTGTTTTACTCCTACGTTCTCTGATACGGAGTTTCCTCCCCAGGAACCGCAGCCAAGGGTAAGAGATGGAGCAAGCTTGAAGTTATACAGGTCGCCGATGCCGCCCTGGGAAGATGGCGTATTGATCAAGATACGGCAGGTCTTCATTGCTTCGGCATGCTTTGCGATCTTCTCTTTCTGGGCCGGATGTACATACAGGGAAGCCGTATGTCCGTATCCGCCGTCGGCAACCAGCTGCTCTGCTTTTGCAAGCGCCTCATCGAATGTCTTTGCCCTGTACATTCCGAGTACCGGAGACAACTTCTCATGCGCGAATTCTTCGGATATGTCAACAGATTCTACTTCTCCGATCAGGATCTTGGTATCTTCCGGAACGTTAACGCCGGCCATCTTCGCAATCTCATATGCGGATTTACCAGGAATCTTGTTGTTCAGAGCGCCATTGATGATGATGGTCTTGCGTACCTTATCTAATTCTTCGCCTTTCTTAAGGAAATAGCATCCGCGGTATGCAAATTCTTTCTTTACTTCATCGTAAATGCTGTCCAGGACGGTTACTGACTGCTCGGATGCGCAGATCATGCCGTTGTCAAATGTCTTGGAGTGGATGATGGAACTTACTGCCATCTTAATATCTGCCGTGTCATCGATGATGACCGGAGTATTTCCAGGTCCTACGCCAAGTGCCGGCTTTCCTGCGGAATAAGCTGACTTAACCATTCCAGGGCCGCCTGTGGCAAGCGTGATATCTGCATCTTTCATTACTGTATTTGTAAGTTCCAGGGATGGAACATCAATCCAGCCGATGATTCCTTCCGGAGCGCCTGCTTTTACAGCGGCGTCCAGGACGATCTTGGCTGCGGCAATCGTACAAGCCTTTGCAGCTGGGTGCGGGCTGATGATGATTGCGTTTCTTGTCTTCAGACAGATCAATGTCTTAAATATTGCGGTTGACGTAGGGTTGGTCGTAGGGATGACTGCTGCCACCAGTCCGATTGGCTCTGCAATCTTCTTGATTCCGTATGCGGCATCTTCTTCCAGCACGCCGCATGTCTTTGTGTTCTTGTAAGCATTGTAGATATACTCAGCTGCATAGTGGTTCTTGATCACCTTGTCTTCCACGATCCCGCGTCCGGTCTCTTCTACTGCCTGCTTTGCAAGCGGAATACGCATCTTGTTTGCTGCCATTGCTGCCTCGTAGAAGATCTTGTCTACCTGCTCCTGCGTGTATGTAGCAAATATCTTCTGAGCCTCCCTCATCGCCTTCATCTTGGCTTCGAGGGCCTCTACGCTGTCAATGATTTCTGGTACTACTTCCTTCTTCTTAGCCATCTTGATTATCCTCCCTGTGAATATGTATTCTTGAATATGTATTCTTTATTACAGGTCATAGTATACGAAATCGTTAATTATTTGTCAATAGGTAATTGATATTTTTTTAACGAATTTTTCAAGTTCACATATTTTTCCACCAAAAAAGCGGCCCTCATGGACCGCTCTTTCTATTGCTGTATTCTATTCTTTTATATGCTCCGTGTGCAGCAGCATGTGTGCCTTATGGGAATTTGGCTTCTCAAGATATTCATCATATATCCGTACGATGTCCCGATTCTCATGGGAGAACCGGACATTCGCGCCTGCATCCAGCATATACAGATTCTTTCCTCTGTCGTATGCCCTCTCTTCTCCATCGTGGATTGGCTGTCCGCCGCCGCCAACACAGCCTCCCGGACATGCCATGACTTCCACGAAGTCATAATGGACCTCTTCCCGCTCAATCCGCTTCAGCAATGCTCTGGTATTTGCCAGCCCGCTTACCACGGCGGTCTTCACCGTAATATCATCAATCGTGAAATCAGCCTCTACCACGCCGTTATTCTCCTGGAATCCAGGACTTCTGACAACCCGGAACGCGTCTACATCCGGATTCTCGCTCTTAAGCAGGTAGTATGTGGAACGAAGGGCCGCTTCCATTACGCCGCCCGTAGCGCCGAAGATCACCCCTGCGCCTGAGCCTTCCTGCATAGGCGCGTCGCTCTTAATATCTTCCAGCGTATCCGGACTTATATGGGCAGAGCGGATCATTTTGATCAATTCCCTGGTAGTGATCACCGCGTCAACGTCATGGCCCGCGTATTCGCCGTAGAACAGTTCCATCTCCCGCTCATCCTTCTTGGCTACGCAAGGCATGACAGAGACAGTATAGACCTGTTCCGGGGATACGCCTATCTTTTCTGCAAAATAGGTCTTCATAATGGCCCCAAACATCTGTTGAGGAGATTTTGCCGTTGACAGATACTTCACCATGTACGGGAACTGAGACTTGACGAAACGTACCCAGCCTGGACAGCAGGAGGTGAACATGGGACGATCCTTCAGTTCGCCTGCGGTAAACCGCTTCAAGAACTCTGTTGCCTCTTCCATGATCGTCAGATCCGCGGAAAATGCCGTATCGAATGCATAGTCTACTCCCATTCTCTTGAGCGCGTCCAGAATCTTTCCTACCGTTGCTTCTTCCGGATCAAGGTTGAGTTCCTCGCTCCAGGCAGTCCGCACCGCAGGCGCTACCTGCGCGATCACGATCTTATCCGGATTGGCGATGGCATTCCATACTTTCTCCGTATCGTCTCTTGCACGAAGCGCGCCTACCGGGCAATGGGTAATGCACTGGCCGCACAGAGAGCAGTCCGCCTCCTCGATGCATCTGTGGCCGCCTACGTTGATGGTCGTCCTTGAGCCCGTGCCTTCTACATCCCATACGCTAAGTCCCTGTATCTTATCACATACTTGTACGCAGCGCATGCATTTGATACATTTGGAAGAATCACGGATCAGAGGAAAGTTCTTATTCCATGGCTGTCTCTCAATCTCGGATTTATACGGATTATCAAATATATTTAAGTCGTTTGCAACCTTCTGCAGGCTGCAGTTGCCGCTTCTTGGGCAGGTCACGCATTCACAGTCATGCTGTGAAAGTATCATTTCTACCGTCGTTCTTCTGTGGCGGCGCACCTTCGGGCTGTTGGTATGGATCACCATGCCGTCTTTTGCTACATTGTTGCAGGATGTAATCAGACGATCTTTTCCTTCCAGTTCCACTACGCATACCCGGCAGGCCGCAATCTCATTGATACCTTTCAGATAGCACAGTTTTGGGATCGGTATTCCATTTGCCGCGGCAGCCTCCATAATGGTGGTGTTCTCTTCTACAGATATTGCTTTTCCATCAATTGTAAGATTTACCATAATGTCTCTCTGCCTCCCTTAAATATGCCATAGCCAAAATGGTCGCACCGCAGGCAGCGGAATGCTTCCTGCTTTGCTTCCTTCTCGGTCATGCAGTTCTCTACGCCCTCAAAGTCGCATACCCGCTCGCAGGCCTCACGTTCTGTAAGGTTAACCCTGCCGCACGGGGTACGATCCTCCAAATGGGCTTCAGGGATCTCAACATCGCAGGAAATCTCATGATGGTAGCCCAGATATTCATCGATGTTGGCTGCTACCACCTTTGCAGCCGCGATCGCCTTGATTACGGATGCCGGCCCGCTAGCGCAGTCTCCTCCGGCAAATACGCCAGGCATATTCTCGAAGGCTCCTGAACTCTTTGTGACAATCTTGCCCCGCTCTACCGGAATTCCCGATTCTTCGAAATGGCGGGTCTCGATATTCTGTCCGATCGCAACGATCAGCACGTCGCACGGGATATAGACATCCTCCTCGCCGGTAGGCTTGATGCTTGCCCTTCCGTCGCGGATCGCGCTGACCATCTGCGGCGTTACATAGATGCCTTTTACATGGCCTTCTTCATTTACGTCAATGGCTGCCGGCGCCTTTAGCGTCTGCAATTCAATGCCTTCTGCCACGGCACCGTCAATTTCCCCCGGAAGAGCCGTCATATCGGCAACTCTTCTACGATAGACGATGCTTACCTTCTTGGCCCCCAGCCTCTTTGCAGTACGGACTGCATCCATGGATACGTTGCCGCCTCCGATGACCGCAACTTCCTTGCCGGATAAGTCCATAATCTCATTCTTTCCTACATTCCTGAGGAACTGGACTGCTGACAGCACGCCATCGGCCTCTTCCCCTTCCAGCCCCAATTTCTTGTCCGTGCTGGCGCCGATGGTGATCAGTACCGCGTCATACTGCTTGCGCAGTTCCTGGATGGTGATGTCCTGTCCAATCTTAAGGCCGTATTTTACCTGGACGCCCGTCTTCAGGATGCTGTTTACGTCTTCCTCCAGCCGGTCTTTCGGAAGACGGTAGTTCGGTATGCCGTAGCGAAGCATTCCCCCCAGTTTTGGAAGCATCTCGTATACGGTTACCTGGTGCCCCATCAGCTGAAGATAATAGGCCGCGCTCAGTCCTCCCGGACCGCCCCCGAGTACGGCT
This genomic interval carries:
- a CDS encoding [FeFe] hydrogenase, group A; protein product: MVNLTIDGKAISVEENTTIMEAAAANGIPIPKLCYLKGINEIAACRVCVVELEGKDRLITSCNNVAKDGMVIHTNSPKVRRHRRTTVEMILSQHDCECVTCPRSGNCSLQKVANDLNIFDNPYKSEIERQPWNKNFPLIRDSSKCIKCMRCVQVCDKIQGLSVWDVEGTGSRTTINVGGHRCIEEADCSLCGQCITHCPVGALRARDDTEKVWNAIANPDKIVIAQVAPAVRTAWSEELNLDPEEATVGKILDALKRMGVDYAFDTAFSADLTIMEEATEFLKRFTAGELKDRPMFTSCCPGWVRFVKSQFPYMVKYLSTAKSPQQMFGAIMKTYFAEKIGVSPEQVYTVSVMPCVAKKDEREMELFYGEYAGHDVDAVITTRELIKMIRSAHISPDTLEDIKSDAPMQEGSGAGVIFGATGGVMEAALRSTYYLLKSENPDVDAFRVVRSPGFQENNGVVEADFTIDDITVKTAVVSGLANTRALLKRIEREEVHYDFVEVMACPGGCVGGGGQPIHDGEERAYDRGKNLYMLDAGANVRFSHENRDIVRIYDEYLEKPNSHKAHMLLHTEHIKE
- a CDS encoding NAD(P)-binding protein → MSRLEIASPKRAKIVMEGLYKDLERRIESSPPGLCPVDLSRAFLELCHAQTCGKCVPCRIGLGQLNHFIKDVLDGKATMETLDIMEQTALSIMESADYAIGYEAANMVYKGLIGYRDDYVEHIKNGRCTCTYNQPVPCVSLCPAHVDIPGYVALVGEGRYADAIRLIRKDNPFPTTCGFICEHPCEARCRRNMVDDSINIRGLKRVAADFAGEVDPPACAKSTGKKVAVLGGGPGGLSAAYYLQLMGHQVTVYEMLPKLGGMLRYGIPNYRLPKDRLEEDVNSILKTGVQVKYGLKIGQDITIQELRKQYDAVLITIGASTDKKLGLEGEEADGVLSAVQFLRNVGKNEIMDLSGKEVAVIGGGNVSMDAVRTAKRLGAKKVSIVYRRRVADMTALPGEIDGAVAEGIELQTLKAPAAIDVNEEGHVKGIYVTPQMVSAIRDGRASIKPTGEEDVYIPCDVLIVAIGQNIETRHFEESGIPVERGKIVTKSSGAFENMPGVFAGGDCASGPASVIKAIAAAKVVAANIDEYLGYHHEISCDVEIPEAHLEDRTPCGRVNLTEREACERVCDFEGVENCMTEKEAKQEAFRCLRCDHFGYGIFKGGRETLW
- the adhE gene encoding bifunctional acetaldehyde-CoA/alcohol dehydrogenase translates to MAKKKEVVPEIIDSVEALEAKMKAMREAQKIFATYTQEQVDKIFYEAAMAANKMRIPLAKQAVEETGRGIVEDKVIKNHYAAEYIYNAYKNTKTCGVLEEDAAYGIKKIAEPIGLVAAVIPTTNPTSTAIFKTLICLKTRNAIIISPHPAAKACTIAAAKIVLDAAVKAGAPEGIIGWIDVPSLELTNTVMKDADITLATGGPGMVKSAYSAGKPALGVGPGNTPVIIDDTADIKMAVSSIIHSKTFDNGMICASEQSVTVLDSIYDEVKKEFAYRGCYFLKKGEELDKVRKTIIINGALNNKIPGKSAYEIAKMAGVNVPEDTKILIGEVESVDISEEFAHEKLSPVLGMYRAKTFDEALAKAEQLVADGGYGHTASLYVHPAQKEKIAKHAEAMKTCRILINTPSSQGGIGDLYNFKLAPSLTLGCGSWGGNSVSENVGVKHLINIKTVAERRENMLWFRTPEKVYFKKGCMPVALDELGTVMNKKKAFIVTDSFLYKNGYVAPIEAKLDEMGIQHTCFYEVAPDPTLQCAQKGTDQMRAFEPDTIIALGGGSAMDAAKIMWLMYEHPEANFEDMAMDFMDIRKRVYTFPKMGEKAYFVAIPTSSGTGSEVTPFAIITDAETGVKWPIADYELLPNMAIVDVDNMMTQPKGLTSASGIDVMTHAIEAYVSIMATDYTDGLAMKAVKAVFDYLPSAYENGANDPEAREKMANASCMAGMAFANAFLGLNHSMAHKLGAFHHLPHGVANAVILTEVMKYNAAEVPTKMGTFSQYQYPHALARYAELGRFAGCQGKDDQEVFDNFCKKLEELKDTIGIKKTIKDYGVDEKYFLDTLDDMVEQAFNDQCTGANPRYPLMKEIKEIYLKCYYGK